The following is a genomic window from Candidatus Dadabacteria bacterium.
GGACTGAATCTTAAGCTGAGGGATCCGAATCCAAATCCGGCTGACGGGGAAAGAAACAAGGACATTGCTAACCTGCTCAGGAGTTCGATAACCGAAGACGGGATGGTTAAAGACGGAAAAGGGAGCTTTGTCGAATATCATTGGTTGCGTCCCGGTGATGAACCAACTCCGCAATGGCTGGAAAATAACCTAGTTCCAGGCAATTCGCACAAGATAAGTTACGTTGAGGTAGCAGACGTAGGTCACCATGAAGATCCTATCGGTCGCTTCATGTATATCTTTGGTTCAGGAGTTTATCCCGAATCTGATGAAGGCAACGGAGCGTGTACAGTTGCCGGGAGTGACAATACTCCCAAGGGAGCTTTGCTCAATCTGTTTCTGACAGCTTCTGTTTTGTTCTCGGTAGTTTTTCCCGGAAGACGCGCCCGGAAGGAATTCTTCCGAAAGCTCCGGAATTGGCGTAATGACTGATCATCACGGGCAGAAAAGCGGATTGGTGCATCTGCACACTGAAACTGCAAGCGTCGAGCGGAACTTCATGCCCTTTAAGCTTTCGGGGGAACTAATCACCAGTTAGAAGATGACCAGTTCGAACTGGCTTGGCAAGAGCCCCGAAAAGCATATATTCTGATAGCATGTCCCGCAGCGCACAGAGGATGTCACAGTCCACTAAGCCGTGGCACGGAATGGAAGTCAGAGGGCTCGTCACGGCCGCCGTTTCGGCCGTTATACTGGTTACAGCAATCTCTGTGATGACGATTCCGTACTCACGGACAGTCCGCCAGGACATACCTTTAGATATACTCTGGCGTAGCGGTTTCTGGCAGCAGGTCACGGGATTTTTGCTGCTAGGATTCTCCCTTATAGGCCTATCGCTTTACTTCCGCAAGCACTGGAGACAGCTGCGGTTCGGCTCGTTTTCATCCTGGCGCGTTTTGCACGGAATACTGGGCGTAGCGGGACTCATCGTGCTGGTGGCCCATACGGGAATGCGGTTCGGCTCGAATCTGAACCTGGCGCTGATGATAGTGTTTGTAGCCGCTAATCTCGGCGGCGCACTTGCGGCAGCCGGAATATGGTCGCGGTATCAGTTCACAAGACATCCGAGCCATAGGTGGAGAAGAAGCATGGTCTGGATACACGTGCTGATGCTCTCGCCGCTCCCCGCCCTCATAGCCCTGCACATCCTGTCAGTCTATTACTTCTAAGGATACACTTGTGACACGCGCTCGAATTTTCTGGGGATTTCTGATTTCCCTCAATCTCCTTCTGGCGGGATTCTTCATCTGGCGACTCCAGACTGATAACCAGCAGGCTTTTCTGCCCGGCAAAGCAACCCACGGACACCACCAGATCGAACTTGCGTGTGAGGCGTGTCACATCCCTTTTGAAGGCGTTCCACAGCAAGCCTGTATTGATTGTCACGCCAAGGAACTTGAGATAGCCAATGATTCCCACGCCGAAAGTGTATTTACCGATCCGCGTAGCCTAGCGGAGCTTGAATTGCTAAACGCGCGCCTGTGCGTAAGCTGCCATGTGGAACACCACCCGGAAATGGTAACCACTATGGGAGTCACGGTGCCCGATGATCACTGCTTTCACTGCCACTTTGATATCGCCGAGCAGCGCCCGACCCACACGGAGATGGACTTCAACACCTGTGCCGCGGCTGGTTGTCACAACTACCACGATAACAGGGCTCTCTATGAGGACTTTCTGCTTCAGCACAGCGACGAGCCCGGATTGCTTGCAACGCCGCTTGTGGCTGAAAGAGACGAACCCGAGGCTGTCGGACCCCTTCTTTCTTCTAGGGAGCACGACGCACCGACAGACAGGGAGGTCGACCCGGCTCTGCTTGCCGAATGGGCTGGCACCGTCCACGCACGCGCGGGGGTCA
Proteins encoded in this region:
- a CDS encoding NrfA- nitrite reduction protein — protein: MTRARIFWGFLISLNLLLAGFFIWRLQTDNQQAFLPGKATHGHHQIELACEACHIPFEGVPQQACIDCHAKELEIANDSHAESVFTDPRSLAELELLNARLCVSCHVEHHPEMVTTMGVTVPDDHCFHCHFDIAEQRPTHTEMDFNTCAAAGCHNYHDNRALYEDFLLQHSDEPGLLATPLVAERDEPEAVGPLLSSREHDAPTDREVDPALLAEWAGTVHARAGVNCSNCHVGESPGARWSDSLTHEACESCHENEVSGFLAGKHGMRLASGLSPMSPSLARLPMDPEAAQRELGCTSCHGAHEFDTAQAAVDSCLGCHTDTHSNSYKDSLHFELWQAEASGLGAPGSGVSCATCHLPRETHKKSDDKRVLVQHNQNMNLQPNEKMIRGVCMKCHGLPFSIDALADPVLIERNFKGQPSRHVESVDMAVQRAVEDLRRKKK